A window of Thermincola ferriacetica contains these coding sequences:
- a CDS encoding 4Fe-4S dicluster domain-containing protein: protein MAKIKENSFIYADPQKCLGCKNCGLACALAHAGCDLQTAVAGKRQLQPRNSVVKAGDMFMPIQCRQCEDAPCAQACPTGAIRQEDGLVKINEQNCVGCKVCSMVCPFGAIVVTPVPNAEPNRKTKRGKALKCDLCFSSVRKDGQLTCACVEACPTQAVMLVDPEGYRTKILEARAKELAKAHSVAKQKRA, encoded by the coding sequence GTGGCCAAAATTAAGGAGAACTCGTTTATTTATGCAGACCCGCAGAAATGCCTGGGCTGCAAAAATTGTGGACTGGCCTGTGCGCTGGCTCACGCGGGTTGTGACCTGCAAACGGCTGTAGCGGGAAAACGGCAGTTACAGCCGCGCAACTCAGTGGTCAAGGCAGGCGACATGTTTATGCCGATTCAGTGCCGGCAGTGTGAAGACGCGCCATGCGCCCAGGCCTGTCCAACGGGAGCTATCAGGCAGGAGGATGGATTAGTCAAAATCAACGAACAAAACTGTGTTGGTTGCAAAGTGTGCTCTATGGTTTGCCCTTTTGGAGCCATTGTTGTGACTCCGGTTCCTAATGCTGAACCAAACCGGAAGACTAAAAGGGGCAAGGCCTTAAAATGTGACCTATGCTTCAGCAGCGTCCGGAAAGATGGCCAACTAACCTGCGCCTGTGTGGAAGCCTGTCCCACGCAGGCTGTAATGCTGGTTGATCCTGAGGGTTACCGGACAAAGATTCTTGAAGCCAGGGCCAAAGAATTGGCCAAGGCTCATTCAGTAGCTAAGCAGAAGCGGGCATAA
- the cooS gene encoding anaerobic carbon-monoxide dehydrogenase catalytic subunit, which yields MNKDYKFVDQAIEELLPKVKEAGLDTVWDRFKSMQPQCGFGELGICCRICWKGPCRIDPFGNGSQRGICGADAHTIVARNLIRGIAAGAAAHSDHGRHIALTLLEVAEGHAPAYCIKDEKKLMSVAARLGLSTEGKNVRQVAKEVALATLEDFSRQNSSIPCSWARQTMTAERAEKLTALGVMPHNIDAVVAGIMNRTHVGCDADPVNLLLGGLKGALADYTGMYLSTELSDVIFGTPEPVITTANLGVLKEDAVNIAVHGHNPLLSEIICDVAGSMDEEARQAGAKEGINIVGVCCTGNEVMARRGIPLATNYLSQEMAVLTGAVDAMVVDVQCIMPSLGVLQECYHTQLITTMATNKIPGAVHVEFTEKTALEDARRVVELAIEAYKRRDKNKINIPQYKETAIVGFSAEAVFAALSKLNKEDPLKPLLDNIVNGNIQGVALFAGCSTTRVAQDHNFVTIARELARHNVLLLATGCGAGAFAKLGLMTQEATEAYAGDSLKAVLTAVGEAAGLNGPLPLVLHMGSCVDNTRAVTVATALANKLGVDLDKLPVVASAPEAMSEKAVAIGTWAVTLGIPTHLGIIPQVTGSSLVTEVLTDKLKDLVGGYFIVETDPLRAAGKLYEVIRERRKALGI from the coding sequence GTGAATAAGGATTATAAATTTGTTGACCAGGCAATTGAAGAGCTGCTGCCGAAAGTCAAGGAGGCAGGATTGGACACGGTTTGGGACAGGTTCAAAAGCATGCAGCCACAGTGCGGATTTGGTGAGCTGGGAATTTGCTGCCGTATCTGTTGGAAAGGGCCGTGCCGTATTGACCCCTTTGGTAACGGGTCTCAGCGCGGCATTTGCGGGGCAGATGCTCACACCATTGTGGCGAGAAATCTGATCAGGGGCATCGCGGCAGGAGCGGCCGCTCATTCCGACCATGGACGGCATATTGCTCTTACTTTGTTAGAAGTAGCTGAGGGCCATGCCCCGGCGTACTGCATAAAAGATGAAAAAAAATTAATGAGCGTCGCCGCCAGGCTGGGCCTGTCCACTGAAGGCAAAAATGTCAGGCAGGTGGCCAAAGAGGTAGCCCTGGCTACGCTGGAGGATTTTTCCCGGCAGAATTCCAGTATTCCTTGCAGTTGGGCCAGGCAAACCATGACCGCTGAGCGTGCTGAAAAACTGACTGCCCTTGGCGTCATGCCGCATAATATTGATGCTGTTGTAGCAGGCATTATGAATCGCACTCACGTAGGATGTGATGCTGATCCGGTTAACCTGTTGCTTGGCGGTTTGAAAGGGGCGCTGGCCGACTATACCGGAATGTATTTGTCTACCGAATTATCTGACGTTATTTTCGGTACTCCTGAACCGGTCATAACCACGGCTAATCTCGGTGTTCTGAAAGAAGATGCGGTGAACATTGCCGTGCATGGGCATAACCCGTTATTGAGCGAAATTATTTGTGATGTGGCCGGGTCAATGGATGAAGAGGCAAGGCAGGCCGGCGCAAAGGAAGGGATTAACATTGTCGGCGTCTGTTGTACGGGCAACGAGGTAATGGCCAGGCGCGGCATCCCGCTGGCCACAAATTACCTTTCCCAGGAAATGGCTGTCCTCACCGGGGCAGTAGATGCCATGGTTGTTGACGTTCAGTGTATCATGCCGTCATTAGGCGTTTTGCAGGAGTGCTACCATACCCAGTTGATAACTACTATGGCCACCAATAAGATACCGGGGGCAGTTCATGTGGAGTTTACAGAAAAAACTGCGCTGGAAGATGCCCGGCGGGTTGTTGAACTGGCTATAGAGGCTTATAAAAGAAGAGATAAAAATAAAATTAATATTCCCCAGTACAAAGAAACAGCAATTGTAGGTTTCAGCGCTGAGGCAGTTTTTGCTGCATTGAGCAAGCTAAATAAGGAAGACCCGTTAAAACCTTTGTTAGATAATATTGTCAACGGCAATATTCAAGGGGTGGCATTATTTGCCGGCTGCAGCACCACCAGAGTTGCCCAGGATCATAACTTTGTTACTATTGCCAGAGAACTGGCCAGGCATAACGTGTTATTGTTAGCTACCGGGTGTGGAGCCGGCGCCTTTGCAAAACTTGGGCTCATGACTCAGGAAGCCACTGAGGCTTACGCCGGGGATTCCCTTAAGGCGGTCCTTACCGCTGTCGGGGAGGCCGCCGGGTTAAATGGCCCCCTGCCATTGGTTCTGCATATGGGCTCATGTGTTGATAATACCAGGGCTGTTACCGTAGCTACAGCTCTGGCCAATAAGTTAGGAGTCGATTTAGACAAGCTACCTGTGGTGGCGTCCGCACCGGAGGCTATGTCCGAAAAGGCCGTTGCTATAGGTACCTGGGCGGTGACTTTGGGTATACCGACTCATCTGGGGATAATACCTCAGGTTACCGGGTCTTCTTTGGTGACTGAGGTGTTAACTGATAAGTTGAAAGACCTGGTAGGTGGCTACTTTATAGTCGAGACTGACCCTCTCCGGGCAGCAGGCAAGCTTTACGAAGTAATTCGGGAAAGGCGCAAGGCTTTGGGGATATAA
- a CDS encoding AAA family ATPase — MKIAVTGKGGVGKTTVSGTLARIFAADGYRVLAIDCDPDANLASAIGIPEEQYRSVIPFSKMKKLAEERTGASGGYGTFFILNPKVDDLPEKYCINYKGVKLLVMGTVDQGGSGCVCPEHTLIKRLMHHLLVQKDEVVIMDMEAGIEHLGRGTADAVDAMIVVVEPGQRSIQTARQICALAKDLGVKNLYVVGSKVRSESDMHFIKDSLPGLPILGKVSLNEQIIKADMQGIAPYDLGGQVVQEIRAIKDRLVNLLNKPVHL; from the coding sequence ATGAAAATTGCAGTTACAGGTAAGGGTGGAGTTGGGAAAACAACGGTTTCCGGCACTCTGGCCAGGATTTTTGCTGCCGATGGATACCGGGTACTGGCTATTGATTGTGATCCTGACGCTAACCTGGCTTCTGCTATTGGGATACCGGAAGAACAATACCGGTCTGTTATCCCTTTTTCCAAAATGAAAAAGCTGGCCGAAGAACGTACAGGGGCCAGTGGTGGATATGGCACATTTTTTATTTTAAACCCCAAGGTAGATGATTTGCCTGAAAAATACTGTATCAACTATAAAGGGGTCAAACTGTTGGTGATGGGCACCGTAGATCAGGGGGGCAGTGGCTGCGTATGCCCGGAACATACCCTTATTAAGCGCTTGATGCACCACCTTCTTGTTCAAAAAGACGAAGTAGTAATTATGGATATGGAAGCAGGTATTGAACATTTAGGCCGTGGCACTGCCGATGCTGTTGATGCCATGATTGTGGTGGTAGAACCCGGACAACGGAGCATCCAGACCGCCAGGCAAATTTGCGCCCTGGCAAAAGATTTGGGGGTTAAAAATCTTTATGTAGTCGGCAGTAAAGTACGCAGTGAAAGTGATATGCACTTTATTAAGGACAGCCTGCCGGGACTTCCCATATTAGGCAAGGTTTCATTAAATGAGCAGATAATTAAAGCAGATATGCAGGGGATAGCTCCCTACGACCTGGGTGGGCAGGTTGTACAGGAAATCAGGGCCATAAAAGACAGGTTAGTGAATTTGCTTAACAAACCTGTTCACTTATAG
- the hypD gene encoding hydrogenase formation protein HypD → MCVATVGKVVEIRGKRAVCSFRGVLREVSISLVPRVKLGDSVVVHAGFVSEIIKDTNNYYHDLVATDALAGQILDAIKRENTKMHHRHVRLMNFCGSHESTVIRYGLRQLLPENIELVSGPGCPVCVVPNEEIEMGIKLAKSDNIILTVHGDMMRVPTGLGSLEEIRAAGADVRIVYDINEAIQIARECSREVVHFAVGFETTAPATAAAILEAGGISNFSIISSHRMTSPIIQCVLQNCEVDGVIAPGHVAMITGLKPFAELNKQFKIPFAISGFQPIDILHSVLNILIRINEEKPEVFNQYTRVVNSGGNLEAQKKIEQVFTVQDDYLRGFPKLAKSRLVLNRRWSKFDAEKKFNLRLNEKKRGQPDDSFCGAVLQGAMPHQCPHFGTVCTPVNPLGPCMVSQEGPCYASYHNGTE, encoded by the coding sequence ATGTGTGTTGCAACTGTGGGAAAAGTTGTAGAGATCCGGGGGAAAAGGGCAGTTTGCAGTTTCAGAGGAGTGCTCAGGGAAGTTTCGATTTCACTGGTTCCGCGAGTTAAATTGGGAGATTCTGTCGTAGTTCACGCGGGCTTTGTGTCTGAAATTATTAAGGATACAAATAATTATTATCATGATTTGGTTGCCACAGATGCTTTGGCCGGGCAAATCCTAGACGCTATTAAACGGGAAAACACAAAAATGCACCATCGTCATGTGAGGCTGATGAACTTTTGCGGTTCCCATGAGAGTACTGTAATCAGATATGGGCTACGGCAACTGCTGCCGGAAAATATTGAGCTGGTATCGGGACCGGGGTGTCCCGTATGTGTTGTTCCCAATGAAGAAATAGAGATGGGCATAAAACTGGCAAAATCAGATAATATTATTTTAACTGTTCACGGTGACATGATGAGGGTGCCAACCGGCCTCGGTTCCCTCGAAGAAATCAGGGCCGCGGGAGCTGACGTCCGCATAGTTTATGATATAAACGAAGCCATACAAATCGCGCGGGAGTGTTCCAGGGAGGTAGTTCATTTTGCCGTGGGTTTTGAAACTACGGCCCCGGCAACAGCGGCGGCAATTCTGGAAGCTGGCGGGATTTCTAACTTTTCAATAATTTCGTCCCACAGGATGACGAGCCCCATAATTCAGTGCGTTCTGCAAAATTGCGAGGTGGATGGCGTTATTGCCCCAGGCCACGTGGCCATGATTACGGGACTCAAGCCTTTTGCAGAGCTTAACAAACAATTTAAAATTCCCTTTGCAATCAGTGGTTTTCAACCTATAGATATTCTGCATTCTGTATTAAATATTTTAATCCGGATAAATGAAGAAAAGCCGGAAGTATTTAATCAATATACACGGGTGGTAAACTCTGGGGGCAACCTGGAAGCCCAGAAAAAAATTGAACAGGTATTTACTGTGCAGGACGATTATTTGCGCGGTTTTCCCAAGTTGGCGAAGTCACGGTTGGTCCTGAACAGGCGGTGGAGTAAATTTGACGCTGAAAAGAAATTTAACCTCCGGCTTAATGAAAAGAAAAGGGGCCAACCGGACGACAGTTTTTGTGGCGCTGTTTTGCAAGGTGCTATGCCTCATCAGTGCCCGCATTTCGGAACTGTTTGTACACCGGTTAATCCTTTAGGCCCCTGTATGGTCTCACAGGAGGGACCTTGTTACGCCAGTTACCATAATGGAACAGAATGA
- the scfA gene encoding six-cysteine ranthipeptide SCIFF, protein MAKHIKTVNKKSLQVTLKTGGCGECQTSCQSACKTSCTVGNQVCSK, encoded by the coding sequence ATGGCTAAACATATTAAAACCGTAAACAAAAAGAGCTTACAAGTTACCTTGAAAACCGGCGGCTGCGGAGAGTGCCAGACTTCCTGTCAGTCAGCTTGCAAGACTTCCTGTACAGTAGGTAATCAGGTTTGCTCTAAGTAA
- the scfB gene encoding thioether cross-link-forming SCIFF peptide maturase, which produces MIHKFKFDDKKIVLDVNSGAVHVVDDVTWDVLDYYEKYAEKDRETVRDLVLRNLSRHYKNEELLEVINEIEDLIEQGLLFSADSIPREYSLPENPVVKSLCLHVAHDCNLRCKYCFAGTGHFGGEKGLMPFEVGKAAIDFLVQSSQRRKHCEIDFFGGEPLLNMDVVKQIVHYGREQGAKHDKEFKFTLTTNAVRLDAEIINYLNDNDIAVVLSLDGRPEVNDRMRLTPAGKGSYHTITHKIKEMVQSRHNENYYVRGTFTRFNLDFAADVLHLVDDLGFKHVSVEPVVAGAENDYAFREEDLPVLFAEYEKLTRSYLEHYSNRNEFNFFHFNLELEHGPCLPKRLSGCGAGHEYLAVTPEGDLYPCHQFVGRREYRLGTVFDGIFEDRRHIMKQFQQAHIYNKQKCRECWAKFFCSGGCHANAHAFNGTLLEPYDIGCQLEKKRVECAIYIQVKKMKGEI; this is translated from the coding sequence GTGATACATAAATTTAAATTTGATGATAAAAAAATAGTTTTGGATGTAAACAGCGGAGCGGTCCATGTTGTGGACGACGTTACCTGGGACGTTTTGGATTATTACGAAAAATATGCTGAAAAAGACAGAGAGACAGTCCGGGACCTTGTTTTAAGGAACCTGAGCCGGCATTACAAAAATGAAGAACTGCTGGAAGTTATTAACGAGATAGAAGATTTAATTGAGCAGGGGCTTTTGTTCTCAGCGGACAGTATTCCCCGGGAATACAGTCTGCCGGAAAACCCGGTGGTTAAATCCCTGTGCTTACATGTTGCCCATGATTGCAACCTCAGGTGTAAATATTGTTTTGCCGGAACGGGCCATTTCGGTGGGGAAAAAGGTCTTATGCCCTTTGAGGTGGGCAAAGCGGCTATAGATTTTCTGGTGCAAAGCAGCCAGCGCCGGAAGCATTGTGAAATCGACTTTTTTGGCGGCGAACCATTGCTGAATATGGATGTAGTAAAGCAGATTGTCCATTATGGACGGGAACAGGGAGCAAAACACGACAAGGAATTTAAATTTACTTTAACAACCAATGCCGTCCGCCTGGATGCAGAAATAATCAATTACCTGAATGATAATGACATAGCTGTGGTATTAAGCCTGGACGGCAGACCGGAAGTAAACGACCGCATGCGCTTGACTCCCGCCGGTAAGGGCAGCTACCATACCATCACGCATAAAATAAAAGAAATGGTGCAGTCCCGCCATAATGAAAATTATTATGTACGGGGCACATTTACCAGGTTTAACTTGGACTTTGCTGCTGATGTACTGCACCTGGTAGATGATCTGGGTTTTAAACATGTGTCTGTTGAACCGGTTGTGGCAGGGGCTGAGAACGATTATGCTTTCCGCGAAGAAGACCTACCTGTATTGTTTGCGGAATACGAAAAGCTGACCAGAAGCTATCTGGAGCATTATAGTAATAGGAATGAATTCAACTTTTTCCATTTCAACCTGGAATTAGAGCATGGTCCCTGCCTGCCCAAGAGATTATCAGGCTGTGGCGCCGGCCACGAATATTTGGCTGTTACGCCTGAAGGCGACCTTTATCCGTGCCATCAATTTGTCGGCAGACGGGAATACAGGTTAGGTACTGTCTTCGACGGCATCTTTGAGGACAGAAGGCACATCATGAAACAATTTCAGCAGGCCCATATTTATAACAAGCAAAAGTGCCGGGAATGCTGGGCTAAGTTTTTCTGTTCCGGTGGCTGCCACGCTAATGCCCATGCTTTTAACGGGACCCTGCTTGAACCTTATGATATAGGGTGCCAACTGGAGAAAAAGCGTGTTGAGTGTGCTATATATATTCAGGTGAAAAAGATGAAAGGCGAAATTTAG
- a CDS encoding SDR family NAD(P)-dependent oxidoreductase, which translates to MSFTGKVVIVTGAGSGIGRAVARMYAEHNARVIIAERNPETGKETEQVIKKAGGQAIFYQTDVSRPDDILALMKFAEETYGRIEILINNAGVSRWKSPYEITVAEWDEIININLRGVFLCAREAAKVMRKHGGGAIVNIASTRAIMSEPDSEAYAASKGGIVALTHALAVSLGRDKIRVNAVSPGWIELGDYALLREIDHLQHPAGRVGKPEDIARACLFLTAEGNDFITGANLVIDGGMTRKMIYEP; encoded by the coding sequence ATGAGCTTTACCGGCAAAGTGGTTATTGTTACCGGCGCAGGCAGTGGCATAGGCCGGGCGGTGGCGCGGATGTATGCGGAACATAATGCCCGGGTCATAATCGCAGAAAGAAATCCTGAAACAGGTAAAGAAACGGAGCAGGTTATAAAAAAAGCAGGCGGTCAGGCTATTTTTTACCAGACTGATGTCAGCCGTCCCGATGACATATTAGCCTTGATGAAGTTTGCTGAAGAAACTTATGGACGCATTGAAATATTAATTAACAATGCCGGTGTTTCCAGGTGGAAATCGCCCTACGAAATTACCGTTGCGGAATGGGATGAGATAATTAATATTAACTTGCGCGGGGTGTTTTTGTGTGCGCGGGAAGCGGCCAAAGTAATGCGAAAGCACGGGGGAGGGGCCATTGTAAATATTGCGTCTACCAGGGCAATAATGTCCGAACCCGATTCAGAAGCTTATGCCGCCTCCAAAGGAGGAATTGTTGCCCTTACGCATGCTTTGGCTGTGTCATTGGGTCGAGATAAGATTCGGGTAAATGCTGTAAGTCCAGGGTGGATCGAATTGGGCGATTATGCCCTATTGCGGGAAATAGACCATTTACAACATCCTGCCGGGCGGGTGGGTAAACCTGAAGATATTGCCCGTGCCTGCCTTTTTTTAACCGCTGAAGGAAACGATTTTATCACAGGCGCTAATCTGGTTATTGACGGGGGCATGACCAGAAAAATGATTTATGAACCATGA
- a CDS encoding PocR ligand-binding domain-containing protein, with protein MAQLKTKQSQLKKASKRSRLLEIVDKEVLKKILDSFTNATGLTANIVDTEGRSIFSKEDAQKNCKFCQLIWQYQREKGLHRCAGAYARAGKQAALFGEPYIFRCPAGLIEWAAPIIIDGEHLGSIICGQVLMWEPEDFFWIELKQFNKNLTDDFGPLIEAAKELKVVSGKKVKAAADLLFVTANYIMKAGWENLQHRHELAVQQSILNEEIQNRKVLEEKLSARNLQLSYSLDKERELVSKIKLGDIETAKKIFQALLADIFIIGAAKLPVIKARVLELVVLMSRAAVEGGADSEQVLGINTEFVQDINRCNTIEEIDLYAIQALEKYIKAVQRHDRVKNHHIINQVKAFIRKNYYKNLTLEEIAESVYLSPYYISRIFKEEQGLTVMDYLTKVRLEEAKKLLRNPAYQIEEIAEKIGYNDPSYFSKVFRRKEGMTPSQFRQMA; from the coding sequence ATGGCTCAATTGAAAACCAAACAAAGTCAACTCAAAAAAGCCTCGAAAAGAAGCCGTCTTTTGGAAATAGTAGATAAAGAAGTGCTGAAAAAAATTCTTGATTCTTTTACAAATGCTACCGGCCTGACTGCCAATATAGTTGATACGGAAGGGCGGTCCATATTCAGTAAAGAGGATGCCCAGAAAAACTGTAAGTTCTGCCAGTTGATATGGCAATACCAACGGGAAAAAGGGCTTCATCGTTGTGCCGGGGCTTACGCCAGGGCCGGCAAACAGGCTGCTTTATTCGGTGAGCCTTATATCTTTCGCTGCCCGGCCGGTTTAATAGAATGGGCAGCGCCTATCATAATCGACGGCGAACATTTGGGTTCCATTATTTGTGGACAGGTTCTCATGTGGGAACCGGAAGATTTCTTCTGGATAGAACTAAAGCAATTTAATAAAAACCTCACTGATGACTTTGGCCCGTTAATAGAGGCCGCCAAGGAATTAAAGGTGGTATCCGGTAAAAAAGTAAAGGCTGCCGCTGACCTGCTGTTCGTAACAGCTAACTATATTATGAAAGCCGGTTGGGAAAACCTGCAGCACCGGCATGAACTGGCCGTGCAGCAATCTATACTGAATGAGGAGATTCAAAACCGCAAGGTGCTGGAAGAAAAACTTAGTGCCCGCAATTTGCAGTTGAGTTATTCCCTTGATAAGGAACGGGAATTGGTCAGTAAAATTAAACTTGGTGATATCGAAACAGCCAAGAAAATTTTCCAGGCCCTGTTGGCTGACATCTTTATTATAGGAGCGGCCAAACTGCCCGTTATCAAGGCCAGGGTACTGGAACTGGTAGTGCTTATGTCGCGTGCCGCCGTGGAAGGCGGAGCCGATTCAGAACAGGTCCTGGGCATCAATACGGAATTTGTCCAGGATATTAACAGATGCAACACTATTGAAGAGATTGACCTCTATGCCATTCAGGCATTGGAAAAATACATTAAAGCCGTTCAACGGCATGACAGGGTAAAAAATCACCATATCATTAATCAAGTTAAAGCCTTTATTAGGAAGAACTATTACAAAAACCTGACGTTGGAAGAAATAGCCGAGTCTGTATATCTCAGTCCTTATTACATCAGCCGCATATTTAAGGAAGAACAGGGTTTGACTGTTATGGATTATCTGACCAAGGTGAGGTTAGAAGAGGCAAAAAAGCTGCTGCGTAACCCTGCTTACCAGATTGAAGAAATAGCTGAAAAGATTGGTTACAATGACCCGAGCTATTTTTCCAAGGTATTCCGCCGCAAAGAAGGGATGACGCCAAGCCAGTTCAGACAAATGGCGTGA